The genome window aacgggtagcagtggacatccccgtgcacacacaacaccttcaccccttgtgctccccccaatgcctcgtcttgcaccaggctttggcggatcgaggtctggttgcaacccgaatccaccaacgcctgataggtcgccccttgtacacttaccggtatgcgatatgctccggcctgatcgagggcagcctctggcgcgtcggggatccgcaccaccgcccccacctccatcgcggcacactgttgctgcaggtggcccggttccccgcagcgccagcaaaccggcccgggcctcccctctgcagctgtggactgggggtcactcacctgaggggggggagagacagacatagaagggagaaacgggagggcaccacgggtgcggcgggccggctggggtggggccggcccccgcctccgtggtgggggaatggggcgaggacgggacacgggaggagggggaagagagagagagagagaagaggagagagaagaagacatccgttgtcctgccgccgggacagccgccagatgatcctccgccagtcctacggcctgatccagcgacgccgggcggtggcactggacccactccgcggttccggcgggtaggcgggcgacgaactgctccagcgccacctggtcgatgatcccctcggcgtcgcgatcttcggccctcagccaccgccagcaggcgtcccggagctgctggccgaacgcaaacgggctgccgacttcctccattcgcagcgcgcggaagcgctggcgctgctgctccggcgtgcgccccacgcgctggaggacagcccggcgaaggtcggcgtaggccagccggtggtcggcggggagctgtagtgcggctagctgcgcctctcccgtcaggagggggaggaggcgcgccgcgcgctgttccatcggccaccccgaggcttcggcgacctgttcgaataatgcgatgaacgcctcggggtcgtcctgcgggcccatcttagtcaaagtgatgggagatgggcccgcggccggggcgctggtggaccccgccgacgcgaggaggcgccggaacgcctcgcggtcttcctgttgagccagtaccagggcttcgaagcggcgctcctgctccttccggagtgtaacgagcgcctggtgctggctctgctgggccgtggcgagggcgtggaccaagtccgcgaacggggaggattccatggggctgcaggacaggtgctccacggtcccgggtttcggcaccactgtagcgtgaatcgcgtgtgggtggagcacagaggacggcaggacagagatcaggtttgttaaccggctttattgccacacttttcagagttgcaaacagttttcactagcgcgagagacacacacacacacagacagcgtctcgtccggttctccctctgctctcgctctccctccttaaatagggcggtttactggggagaacacacaaaacacaggttaatgacactcaggtgaagcgattctgccacttaccttccccaactccgccctcctgtcacagaccggtgcttgaccacgcccccgctgccacagacgtcttattgttaccagaaaaaaacagaaatgactcgaaataattcatcacatgatacaactgatgtcctctgttccaaaaatggcaataactcatgttgaccttaagtgatattaaggtcttttggctttgtagggcagtatgggtcgcagccattagaacatgactccagacattgttaaaacattgttggtattaaaacagaactttctataaaacaattgtttgaactgtgtgtgtgtgtgtgtgtgtaaggttatttcaaatgtaatgatgtaaatgttgtctttgttccccccatgtttacctcaatggaacctgaagaccactaccccatcattccctcaaaaggtactgcagacatttatttctttaggggagagaacatggcttcttattggtcaaaaagaagacgtgttgtgacagctactgaaatgtcagaaaggcagattctgtctgattttgagtcagctctgggtaatcctgctgctcaagtctctccttcaattgcatcacccaggcctgcatcatcaatgggtttagatgaggatggtggggattctgttgagttgggagggtgcagtgatgcagagtctgacagcagtagcatgtcttcagagggtgacagtgacagtcatattgatggtgactcttttgaagagtcagggcttcaccaaaaattaaaacactgggctgcatcattctctgtgcctttgattgccattattgctctgttgaccattttgagaacaagccaccctgaactgcccaaggatgctaggaccttattgggcactaagcctgcagtaccattacagaccgtaggtaatggggaatacttccattttggcttggcaaagggaattttgtccaaattaagcaccatccatttaccagatgttattcaaacaataagagttcaatttaacatcgatggtctccctattttcaaaagcaccaggcttcagttttggcctattttggcactgattgattgcgattacaccagaacaccgtttttagttggcatcttttgtggccctggaaaaccctccaatgtgtttgattatctgacgcagtttgttaaagacctctctgatctgctttgcaatggggtaacatggaaaataatacagaaagtgggcttttatataacgacatcagtgaccatttgcctgtatttattgtctatcactgtaattactggaaacctaagtatatgaatcagctgaaatacaaacggataagaaccgaagaaaacataaggatacttaagagtgaattacttaaacagaactggagagtagtatatgaggaagaagatattgacaaagcatacagt of Neoarius graeffei isolate fNeoGra1 chromosome 22, fNeoGra1.pri, whole genome shotgun sequence contains these proteins:
- the LOC132870539 gene encoding zinc finger protein with KRAB and SCAN domains 8-like — translated: MESSPFADLVHALATAQQSQHQALVTLRKEQERRFEALVLAQQEDREAFRRLLASAGSTSAPAAGPSPITLTKMGPQDDPEAFIALFEQVAEASGWPMEQRAARLLPLLTGEAQLAALQLPADHRLAYADLRRAVLQRVGRTPEQQRQRFRALRMEEVGSPFAFGQQLRDACWRWLRAEDRDAEGIIDQVALEQFVARLPAGTAEWVQCHRPASLDQAVGLAEDHLAAVPAAGQRMSSSLSSSLSLSLPPPPVSRPRPIPPPRRRGPAPPQPARRTRGALPFLPSMSVSPPPQVSDPQSTAAEGRPGPVCWRCGEPGHLQQQCAAMEVGAVVRIPDAPEAALDQAGAYRIP